The sequence CGCCAACTCCAAAGAAGGCGATAAAGCTGTCCCTCCCGCCCAAGCTGCCGTAGCTGATGCTCTCCGCGATTTCTACGCCGTCACGGATCAACGCGAAGCCGGACTTGAATTTGAAATTGATCCGGTTCTTGGCCCCGACGGCGAAACCATCGACATCAACCTCAGCCTCGAAAACCATTTCCGTGCTCCCACGCTGCTGCTGTCTGAAGCCGATGCCCTTCACCTTGACGCACCACAAACTCATTTCCACACCTATCAAAACAACACGTCAGTGACCCTGATCAAAGGTTCCACCCGGCTCCTCGGGCTGTGGCTGCCCAAGGGCGCAAACTCAGCCGAGGATCCCGCCCAAGCCCACGCCGCCTTCCTGCAAGTCGACCTCATGACCCTGGAATAACCGCCGACTGTGATCAAGGCTCGGGACGAGCCCTCTACTTTCATCCCCCAGTAGCAGCCGACATAAGGAGGCTCTCACCTCCCCGTCTCGCGCTACCGTCCATCCCTCCGCACCCCGTTCACGCCACGGCTTCCGCAAAACCAAACACCTCGCGGGCATCGGCAATCTCACCGGTAATCGCCGCCGCTGCCACCATCACCGGACTCATCAAAATCGTGCGCCCCGTAATGCTGCCCTGACGGCCCTTGAAATTCCGGTTGCTGGAACTCGCACAAAGTTGATCACCGATCAGCTTGTCCGGATTCATCGCCAGACACATCGAGCATCCTGCCGCACGCCATTCAAATCCTGCATCGGTAAACACCTTATCAAGACCCTCATTACGCGCCAGCACATCCACCACCTGCGATCCAGGAACCGCAATCGCCTTCACATGGCTGGCCACCTTACGACCCTTCAAAAACTTCGCCACCTCACGGAAATCGGAAAGCCGTCCGTTGGTGCAACTGCCGACAAACGCCACATCAATCTTGATGCCCTTGATCGGCTCACCCGCCGGCAGCTTCATGTATTCCAAAGCTTCAATGATGGATTCACGCACCACCGCATTCGCCGCGCCTTCTGGCGTTGGCACCGTTTCGGTCACCGCAATCGCCTGATCCGGGCTCACACCCCAGGTCACGGTTGGAGGAATGTCTTCGGCGCGGATGTTGACCACATCGTCATAGACCGCATCTTCATCTGAAGCCACCGCCAGCCAGGCCTCCACCGCCTTGTCCCAGTTCTCGCCTTTCGGCGAATACGGACGCCCCTTCAAATACTCAACCGTCTTCTCATCCGGATTCACATAACCACAACGCGCAC comes from Phragmitibacter flavus and encodes:
- the leuC gene encoding 3-isopropylmalate dehydratase large subunit, producing MGKTLFAKVWESHSVATLANGQTQLLIDTHLIHEVTSPQAFGMLRDLDLKVLHPERTFATVDHIVPTDQREQPFADPLADAMITELQRNADDFGITYFNLASGKQGIVHVVGPEQGITQPGTTIACGDSHTATHGAFGAIAFGIGTTQVRDILATQSMALSPMKVRRINVDGELSPGVYSKDVILHIIRLLGAGGGKGYAYEYGGSIFDGFTMEERMTVCNMSIEGGARCGYVNPDEKTVEYLKGRPYSPKGENWDKAVEAWLAVASDEDAVYDDVVNIRAEDIPPTVTWGVSPDQAIAVTETVPTPEGAANAVVRESIIEALEYMKLPAGEPIKGIKIDVAFVGSCTNGRLSDFREVAKFLKGRKVASHVKAIAVPGSQVVDVLARNEGLDKVFTDAGFEWRAAGCSMCLAMNPDKLIGDQLCASSSNRNFKGRQGSITGRTILMSPVMVAAAAITGEIADAREVFGFAEAVA